Proteins encoded within one genomic window of Amycolatopsis sp. 2-15:
- a CDS encoding 3-hydroxyacyl-CoA dehydrogenase NAD-binding domain-containing protein has product MKATIVGGGVIGVSWAGLMASRGLDVTVSDPAPGIEDTVRAGLEELKPALRELGLPAGDLAVSFEPDLATAVSQADVVQENGPERLDLKHRIFSTIEAHAPAHALLLTSTSGIPATDIASALKQPERLVVGHPFNPPHLIPLVEVVAGERTSAESVARAVEFYESLGKKPIVLAKEVPGFVANRLQAAIFRECVHLVAEGVVTEQQLDEVVTSSLGQRWAVSGPFLSFHLGGGAGGLPHFLEHLGPGLQKRWGQLGTPDLDEPTVALLSAQSEDFGGTIDELAQARDEKQIAVMRALGTTPGQEPR; this is encoded by the coding sequence ATGAAGGCGACCATCGTCGGCGGCGGGGTCATCGGCGTGTCGTGGGCGGGACTGATGGCCTCGCGCGGCTTGGACGTGACGGTCAGCGACCCGGCGCCGGGCATCGAGGACACCGTGCGCGCCGGGCTGGAGGAGCTGAAGCCCGCGTTGCGGGAGCTCGGCTTGCCGGCCGGCGACTTGGCGGTGAGCTTCGAGCCGGACCTCGCGACGGCCGTCTCCCAGGCCGACGTGGTGCAGGAGAACGGCCCCGAACGGCTCGACCTGAAGCACCGGATCTTCAGCACCATCGAAGCCCACGCCCCGGCGCACGCGCTGCTGCTCACGTCCACGTCGGGCATTCCCGCCACGGACATCGCCTCGGCGCTGAAGCAGCCGGAACGGCTCGTGGTCGGGCACCCGTTCAACCCACCGCATCTCATTCCGCTGGTCGAGGTCGTGGCGGGGGAGAGGACGTCGGCGGAGAGCGTGGCGCGGGCCGTCGAGTTCTACGAAAGCCTGGGCAAGAAGCCGATCGTACTGGCGAAGGAGGTGCCCGGGTTCGTCGCGAACCGGCTTCAGGCCGCGATCTTCCGCGAGTGCGTGCACCTCGTCGCCGAGGGCGTGGTCACCGAGCAGCAGCTCGACGAGGTGGTCACGTCCTCGCTCGGACAGCGGTGGGCGGTGAGCGGGCCGTTCCTGAGCTTCCACCTCGGCGGCGGGGCCGGCGGGCTGCCGCACTTCCTCGAACACCTTGGCCCTGGCCTGCAGAAGCGCTGGGGCCAGCTGGGTACGCCGGACCTCGACGAACCGACCGTCGCGTTGCTGAGCGCCCAGTCGGAGGACTTCGGCGGCACGATCGACGAGCTGGCTCAAGCTCGGGACGAGAAGCAGATCGCCGTGATGAGGGCGCTGGGGACCACACCGGGACAGGAGCCACGATGA
- a CDS encoding acetoacetate decarboxylase, which yields MREDEVLAQLTTPLSAPAFPRGPYRFTDREYLNITYRTDPAALRALVPEPLVVDEPLVRFEVMRMPDATGLGDYTESGQVAMVRHGDEAGEFTLGMYVDSLPAIASGREVAAYPKKLGKPRLYTDSDTLVGSLDYGSIQVALATMGYKHRTLDEAEARAELTAPTFMLKIVPGYDGRPRICELARSQISDVTIKGAWTGPARLHLVAHALAPLADLPVLEIVSASHLLTDLTLGRLAVVHDYLA from the coding sequence ATGCGTGAGGACGAGGTCCTCGCCCAGCTCACCACGCCCCTGTCCGCGCCGGCCTTTCCGCGCGGGCCCTACCGATTCACCGACCGCGAATACCTGAACATCACCTACCGGACGGATCCCGCGGCGCTGCGGGCGCTCGTGCCGGAGCCGCTGGTCGTCGACGAGCCGCTGGTGCGGTTCGAGGTGATGCGCATGCCCGACGCGACCGGCCTCGGTGACTACACCGAATCCGGCCAAGTCGCGATGGTGCGCCACGGCGACGAGGCCGGCGAGTTCACCCTCGGGATGTACGTGGACAGCCTGCCCGCCATCGCGAGCGGGCGCGAGGTCGCCGCGTACCCGAAGAAGCTCGGCAAACCCAGGCTGTACACGGATTCCGACACCCTCGTCGGCTCGCTCGACTACGGCTCGATCCAGGTCGCGCTCGCCACGATGGGCTACAAGCACCGCACGCTCGACGAAGCCGAGGCGCGCGCGGAGCTGACCGCACCGACGTTCATGCTCAAGATCGTGCCCGGCTACGACGGCCGCCCGCGCATCTGCGAACTCGCGCGCAGCCAGATCAGCGACGTCACGATCAAGGGTGCCTGGACCGGGCCGGCGCGCCTGCACCTCGTGGCCCACGCGCTGGCGCCGCTGGCCGACCTGCCGGTGCTGGAGATCGTGTCGGCCAGCCACCTCCTGACCGACCTCACGCTCGGCCGGCTCGCGGTCGTGCACGACTACCTGGCTTGA
- a CDS encoding class I SAM-dependent methyltransferase produces the protein MAVPAFDYDAELRRYQPWLREAVAVGPDDIVLDIGCGAGTTTCEAARLAIRGRALGIDVSAARLEVARRLAGNVANVRFEQADAQVHEFPPAEFTLALSRFGTMFFADPVAAFTNLGRALRPGARLVQLVWQAGDRQEWLSEISRAVGNPPAPDDSPFSLGDPAAVSEVLTTAGFTDLRLTDLAEPLWYGPDPGTAVDAVRPLRLVGDVLAQLDDAETEHALDRLREVMATHQSADGVWLGSRAWLVTACRGAG, from the coding sequence ATGGCCGTACCCGCTTTCGACTACGACGCCGAGCTGCGCCGCTACCAGCCGTGGCTGCGCGAAGCCGTCGCCGTGGGGCCGGACGACATCGTGCTCGACATCGGGTGCGGCGCCGGCACGACGACGTGCGAAGCCGCGCGGCTCGCGATCCGAGGCAGGGCCCTGGGCATCGACGTCTCCGCGGCCCGGTTGGAGGTGGCGCGCCGGCTCGCCGGGAACGTCGCCAATGTGCGATTCGAGCAGGCCGACGCGCAGGTGCACGAGTTCCCGCCGGCCGAGTTCACCCTGGCGCTCAGCCGCTTCGGCACGATGTTCTTCGCCGATCCCGTCGCCGCCTTCACCAATCTCGGACGCGCGCTGCGGCCGGGCGCACGCCTGGTGCAGCTCGTGTGGCAGGCCGGCGATCGGCAGGAGTGGCTGTCCGAAATCAGCCGGGCCGTCGGGAATCCCCCGGCGCCGGACGACAGCCCGTTCTCGCTCGGCGACCCCGCCGCGGTCAGCGAAGTGCTGACCACGGCGGGGTTCACCGATCTGCGCCTGACCGACCTCGCCGAACCCCTGTGGTACGGCCCGGATCCCGGCACCGCCGTCGACGCGGTGCGGCCGTTGCGCCTGGTCGGTGACGTGCTCGCTCAGCTCGACGACGCCGAGACCGAGCACGCTCTCGACCGGCTGCGCGAGGTCATGGCCACCCACCAGAGCGCCGACGGCGTGTGGCTCGGCTCCCGCGCGTGGCTCGTCACGGCGTGCCGAGGTGCCGGCTGA
- a CDS encoding dienelactone hydrolase family protein, producing MYFTSETSADGLVEREFTLGDVPGVLWTPSAGPGPLVLLGHGGGNHKKHPAMTGRAGLLVAAGFSAAVLDAPGHGDRPRSAEDDREVALMQEAMATGEPVGPIVERYNGDLAARAVPEWQAALDALQDEVPGPVGYWGINMGTAIGVPLIAAEPRIKAAALGQFWPSTLVDLAKQITIPIEFAMQWDDEHIPREGALALFDAFASPEKTLHANAGKHKQLPRFEAASAVRFFSRHLGTP from the coding sequence ATGTACTTCACTTCTGAAACCTCGGCCGACGGTCTCGTCGAACGCGAGTTCACCCTCGGCGACGTCCCCGGCGTCCTCTGGACGCCCTCGGCGGGCCCCGGCCCGCTCGTGCTCCTCGGGCACGGCGGCGGCAACCACAAGAAACACCCGGCCATGACCGGACGGGCCGGGCTGCTTGTCGCCGCCGGGTTCTCCGCGGCCGTGCTCGACGCACCCGGCCACGGTGATCGGCCCCGCTCGGCGGAGGACGACCGCGAGGTCGCCCTGATGCAGGAGGCGATGGCGACGGGCGAGCCCGTTGGCCCCATCGTCGAGCGCTACAACGGCGACCTCGCCGCGCGTGCCGTGCCCGAATGGCAGGCGGCGCTCGACGCGTTGCAGGACGAGGTGCCCGGCCCCGTCGGTTACTGGGGCATCAACATGGGCACGGCGATCGGCGTTCCGCTGATCGCGGCCGAACCCCGCATCAAGGCCGCGGCGCTCGGACAGTTCTGGCCGTCGACGCTGGTCGACCTGGCGAAGCAGATCACCATTCCGATCGAGTTCGCCATGCAGTGGGACGACGAGCACATCCCACGGGAGGGCGCGCTCGCGCTGTTCGATGCCTTCGCCTCGCCGGAGAAGACGTTGCACGCCAACGCGGGCAAGCACAAGCAGCTCCCGCGGTTCGAAGCGGCCAGCGCGGTCCGCTTCTTCAGCCGGCACCTCGGCACGCCGTGA
- a CDS encoding flavin-containing monooxygenase: protein MPADHVDVVVIGAGFSGLGIAARLDKAGFRSFRVLEAADDLGGTWRDNTYPGCGCDIPSPLYSYSFAQKPDWSRLFAGQPEILEYLHDVARRRGLLDRLRFGQRVTRAVWDEDAGRWDVTTATGETYRARFVVSAVGPLHHPSYPELPGVESFRGEVFHSAQWRHDVDLTGKRVAVIGTGASAIQFVPAIVDQVAALTVFQRTPPWIVPKADRAFDARHKFWARWFPPFRWYVRDRLYWIHERRAVGFVADPAAMEQTAGLAKRLLRKQVPDEDLRARLTPDYTIGCKRLLISSTWYPALTKPHVDVRSGGVASVTPDAVVGADGVEVPADVIVYGTGFDTQQTIRFEVEGRDGRTLADAWSKGNEAYLGTTVAGFPNLFLMVGPNTGLGHNSQVFMIEAQASYVVAALRRLRRAKAFEVRAEVQNAFNDWLDSRMAATVWQTGGCRSWYQDPKSGRNTVLWPAGTVEFWRRTRRFRVSDYAVS, encoded by the coding sequence ATGCCGGCTGACCACGTCGACGTCGTCGTGATCGGCGCGGGCTTCAGCGGCCTGGGCATCGCGGCGCGGCTGGACAAGGCCGGCTTCCGGTCGTTCCGCGTGCTCGAAGCGGCCGACGATCTCGGCGGCACCTGGCGCGACAACACCTATCCCGGCTGCGGCTGCGACATCCCGTCGCCACTGTATTCGTATTCTTTCGCTCAGAAACCCGACTGGAGCCGGCTGTTCGCCGGTCAGCCGGAGATCCTGGAGTACCTGCACGACGTCGCGCGCCGGCGCGGGCTGCTCGACCGGCTGCGCTTCGGACAACGCGTCACGCGTGCCGTGTGGGACGAGGACGCCGGGCGCTGGGACGTGACCACGGCGACGGGGGAGACCTACCGCGCGCGCTTCGTCGTGTCGGCCGTCGGTCCGCTGCACCACCCGTCGTACCCGGAACTGCCTGGCGTGGAGTCGTTCCGCGGCGAGGTGTTCCACTCCGCGCAGTGGCGCCACGACGTGGACCTGACGGGCAAACGCGTGGCCGTGATCGGCACGGGGGCGAGCGCGATCCAGTTCGTGCCGGCGATCGTGGACCAGGTCGCCGCGCTCACGGTGTTCCAGCGGACGCCGCCGTGGATCGTGCCGAAGGCCGACCGCGCGTTCGACGCCCGGCACAAGTTCTGGGCACGCTGGTTCCCGCCGTTCCGCTGGTACGTGCGTGATCGGCTGTACTGGATCCACGAACGCCGCGCGGTCGGGTTCGTCGCCGACCCGGCCGCGATGGAGCAGACCGCCGGCCTCGCGAAGCGGTTGCTGCGCAAGCAGGTGCCCGACGAGGACCTGCGCGCGCGGCTCACGCCCGACTACACCATCGGCTGCAAACGCCTGCTCATCTCCAGCACGTGGTACCCGGCGCTGACGAAGCCGCATGTCGACGTCCGCTCCGGCGGGGTCGCGTCCGTGACGCCGGACGCGGTGGTCGGCGCCGACGGGGTGGAAGTGCCCGCCGACGTGATCGTCTACGGCACCGGTTTCGACACGCAGCAGACCATCCGGTTCGAGGTCGAAGGCCGCGACGGCCGCACGCTCGCCGACGCGTGGAGCAAGGGCAACGAGGCCTACCTCGGCACGACCGTCGCCGGGTTCCCCAACCTGTTCCTCATGGTCGGCCCGAACACGGGGCTGGGCCACAACTCCCAGGTGTTCATGATCGAGGCGCAAGCGTCCTATGTGGTCGCCGCGCTGCGTCGCCTGCGCCGCGCCAAGGCGTTCGAGGTGCGCGCCGAGGTGCAGAACGCGTTCAACGACTGGCTCGACTCGCGGATGGCCGCCACCGTCTGGCAGACCGGCGGGTGCCGCAGCTGGTACCAGGACCCGAAGTCCGGCCGCAACACCGTGCTGTGGCCGGCGGGCACCGTGGAGTTCTGGCGGCGGACCCGGCGCTTCCGCGTGTCGGACTACGCGGTGAGCTGA